The following proteins are co-located in the Streptomyces kaniharaensis genome:
- a CDS encoding DUF6296 family protein — protein MDTPRRYAITLPRPPGAHPPPEIVIVYAAGETTTDGTPVYTDEVDVLGGLGVALAFEVPELVVSAQFVDPVPPRHLPPVHHRRPAAEP, from the coding sequence GTGGACACGCCGCGCCGGTACGCGATCACCCTGCCCCGCCCACCCGGCGCACACCCGCCGCCCGAAATCGTCATCGTCTACGCGGCCGGCGAGACGACCACCGACGGCACCCCCGTCTACACGGACGAGGTCGACGTGCTCGGCGGTCTCGGGGTCGCCCTCGCATTCGAGGTACCGGAACTCGTAGTGTCCGCGCAGTTCGTGGACCCAGTCCCGCCACGGCATCTCCCGCCCGTCCACCACCGGCGTCCCGCAGCCGAGCCATAG
- a CDS encoding ISKra4 family transposase has protein sequence MSDQAALAAAETAFTASRHLFDQVTDELGSAETAALTHSQLEDLLSSRMREVTRQLFQDHVRLRELTEQRLPEVVDASGVERTRIERGRSRILATVFGKVTVTRIAYRGSGVADLHPADAVLNLPAGMHSHGLAKLAAIEASRGSFAEATERINAVTGAGIGPRQVQELAVGAACDIDDFYDALVPTPCTDTTTLVVSVDGKGVVIRPEALREATAKAAQVKGGNKMKSRLAAGEKHGRKRMATLAAVYDAEPTKRGVDDIITDPDPREDGDSDDGGQGEGRERRPGPKARSKWLTGSVDDPAAQVVAAAFDQAEHRDPTNRRPWVVLVDGARHQLDLITAEAERRGARVHIVIDLIHVLEYLWDAAWCLHQAGDQAAEAFVARHARTILGGGAEQVATSLEKAARAARLKKNRRKGIDDAIGYLRNKAQYLRYDTALEHGWPIATGIIEGACRHLVKDRLDITGARWGLAGAEAVLKLRALRANGDFDTYWTWHEKQEFARNHQARYRDHLTLAA, from the coding sequence CGCGGATGCGTGAAGTGACCCGGCAGCTGTTCCAGGACCATGTCCGGCTGCGGGAGCTGACCGAGCAACGACTGCCCGAGGTGGTGGACGCCAGCGGGGTCGAACGCACCAGGATCGAGCGGGGCCGCTCCCGGATCCTGGCTACGGTGTTTGGGAAGGTGACGGTGACCCGGATCGCCTACCGCGGCAGCGGGGTGGCCGATCTGCACCCGGCCGACGCGGTGCTGAACCTGCCCGCGGGGATGCACAGCCACGGACTGGCCAAGCTCGCCGCGATCGAGGCATCCCGCGGCTCGTTCGCCGAGGCCACCGAGCGGATCAACGCCGTCACCGGCGCCGGGATCGGGCCCCGGCAGGTTCAGGAACTCGCGGTCGGCGCCGCCTGTGACATCGACGACTTCTACGACGCCCTGGTGCCGACCCCGTGCACCGACACGACCACTCTGGTGGTCTCGGTCGACGGCAAGGGCGTGGTGATAAGGCCGGAAGCACTGCGCGAGGCTACCGCGAAGGCCGCGCAGGTCAAGGGCGGCAACAAGATGAAGTCCCGACTCGCCGCCGGCGAGAAGCACGGCCGCAAGCGCATGGCCACCCTCGCAGCGGTCTACGACGCCGAGCCCACCAAGCGCGGCGTCGACGACATCATCACCGACCCCGACCCCCGTGAGGACGGCGACAGCGACGACGGCGGCCAGGGCGAGGGGCGCGAACGCCGTCCCGGGCCCAAGGCCAGGTCCAAGTGGCTGACCGGCTCCGTCGACGACCCCGCCGCCCAGGTCGTGGCCGCCGCGTTCGACCAGGCCGAGCACCGCGACCCCACCAACCGCCGGCCCTGGGTCGTGCTCGTGGACGGCGCCCGCCACCAACTCGACCTCATCACCGCGGAGGCCGAACGCCGAGGCGCGCGGGTGCACATCGTCATCGACCTCATCCACGTGCTCGAGTACCTCTGGGACGCGGCCTGGTGCCTGCACCAGGCCGGCGACCAGGCCGCCGAAGCCTTCGTCGCCCGCCACGCCCGCACCATCCTCGGCGGCGGCGCCGAACAGGTCGCAACCTCCCTCGAGAAGGCCGCTCGCGCCGCCCGGCTGAAGAAGAACCGCCGCAAGGGCATCGACGACGCCATCGGCTACCTGCGCAACAAGGCCCAGTACCTGCGCTACGACACCGCGCTGGAACACGGCTGGCCCATCGCGACGGGCATCATCGAGGGCGCCTGCCGCCACCTGGTCAAAGACCGACTCGACATCACCGGCGCCCGCTGGGGACTCGCCGGCGCCGAAGCCGTGCTCAAGCTCCGCGCTCTACGCGCCAACGGCGACTTCGACACCTACTGGACCTGGCACGAGAAGCAGGAGTTCGCCCGCAACCACCAAGCCCGCTACCGCGACCACCTCACACTCGCGGCCTGA
- a CDS encoding helix-turn-helix transcriptional regulator — translation MRASRLLSTVLLLQSRGLMTAAALAEELEVSVRTVYRDIEALSASGVPVYGEGGREGGYRLLDGYRTRLTGLTPCEAETLFLLALPGPAADLGLASYAASAQLKIAAALPAAVGDHAARIGARFLIADDSWHPAAADTGQLPLLAQAVKDEQAVEVRLRAPGADADEIRSLSPYGMVLDAGAWHLVAAPIPGDEPGVLPASWIHAAAPSLHDFRPPTAFDLRAFWTARSSAPRPPHRSA, via the coding sequence GTGCGGGCGAGCCGACTGCTGTCGACCGTGCTGCTGTTGCAGAGCCGCGGCCTGATGACCGCGGCCGCGCTGGCCGAGGAGCTGGAGGTGTCCGTCAGGACGGTCTACCGGGACATCGAGGCGCTCTCCGCCTCGGGAGTGCCGGTCTACGGCGAGGGCGGACGAGAAGGCGGCTACCGTCTCCTGGACGGCTACCGCACCCGGCTGACCGGCCTGACCCCGTGCGAGGCCGAGACGCTCTTCCTGCTGGCGCTGCCCGGCCCCGCCGCGGACCTCGGACTGGCCTCCTACGCCGCGTCCGCCCAGCTCAAGATCGCCGCCGCGCTGCCCGCCGCGGTGGGCGACCACGCGGCACGCATCGGCGCCCGATTCCTGATCGCCGACGACTCCTGGCACCCCGCGGCTGCGGACACCGGGCAACTCCCGCTTCTAGCCCAGGCGGTGAAGGACGAGCAGGCGGTCGAAGTCCGCCTCCGTGCACCCGGAGCCGACGCGGACGAGATCCGGTCGCTGTCCCCGTACGGGATGGTCCTCGACGCGGGCGCCTGGCACCTCGTGGCGGCCCCGATCCCGGGCGACGAACCCGGCGTCCTGCCGGCGTCCTGGATCCACGCGGCCGCACCGAGCCTGCACGACTTCCGGCCCCCGACCGCCTTCGACCTGCGCGCCTTCTGGACCGCACGGTCGAGCGCGCCACGGCCGCCTCACCGGTCAGCGTGA
- a CDS encoding trypsin-like serine peptidase, producing the protein MSSTHKARRTLRAAISASTLVLTLLATSACGPDNSASDAATTGPAKNGINLGLPANLADLKKWSFEDWEKWANDYALPAVTKGYWTLENILEAKPADPVVPPSPQPTNTQAPAPQPTATQNQPTQAPAPQPTNTQAPAPQPTKTQAPAPQPTATQNQPTQAPAPQPTNTQAPAPQPTQAPGDNGNDPVPNTINAQPVPHPYAKNMAVNGKFLYSDPGDPKPKPGESYKHSCSGTVVADPAHPGKSNLVWTAAHCVHQGKGGTTYGNITFFPGFNTSGAFSNGKNADVSQVAPYGVWDAVNYVTSPIWKVEGDPHLGTKASQADYAIVRVKPENDTGKSLEEAVGGSVPVWFNAPRDQLMVTAHGYPSNPPFDGREMEECAGGKPVRQTIDPAQPPMLIIGCTMTGGSSGGGWTVVKDGKPTLVSNVSLVYWPDAPKKTSSGPYLDDVAANLYNFISKKG; encoded by the coding sequence ATGTCATCGACTCACAAGGCCCGGCGCACCCTCCGGGCCGCAATCAGCGCGTCCACGCTCGTCCTCACCCTGCTCGCCACCTCGGCCTGCGGGCCGGACAACAGCGCGAGTGACGCCGCGACCACCGGACCGGCTAAGAACGGCATCAACCTCGGGTTGCCCGCCAACCTCGCCGACCTGAAGAAGTGGAGCTTCGAGGACTGGGAGAAGTGGGCCAACGACTACGCCCTCCCGGCCGTCACCAAGGGTTACTGGACCCTGGAGAACATCCTTGAGGCCAAGCCGGCGGATCCCGTCGTACCGCCGAGCCCGCAGCCGACGAACACCCAGGCGCCCGCTCCGCAGCCCACGGCCACCCAGAACCAGCCCACCCAGGCTCCGGCGCCCCAGCCGACGAACACCCAGGCGCCGGCCCCGCAGCCAACCAAGACCCAGGCGCCCGCTCCGCAGCCCACGGCCACCCAGAACCAGCCCACCCAGGCTCCGGCGCCCCAGCCGACGAACACCCAGGCGCCGGCCCCGCAGCCCACCCAGGCCCCTGGCGACAACGGCAACGACCCGGTGCCCAACACCATCAACGCGCAGCCCGTGCCGCACCCGTACGCCAAGAACATGGCCGTCAACGGCAAGTTCCTCTACTCCGACCCCGGCGACCCGAAGCCCAAGCCCGGTGAGTCGTACAAGCACTCGTGCTCCGGAACCGTGGTCGCCGACCCGGCTCACCCCGGCAAGAGCAACCTGGTGTGGACCGCCGCCCACTGCGTCCACCAGGGCAAGGGCGGCACGACCTACGGCAACATCACCTTCTTCCCCGGCTTCAACACCAGCGGCGCTTTCAGCAACGGCAAGAACGCGGACGTGTCGCAGGTCGCACCGTACGGCGTGTGGGACGCGGTGAACTACGTCACCTCCCCGATCTGGAAGGTCGAGGGCGACCCCCACCTGGGCACCAAGGCCTCCCAGGCTGACTACGCGATCGTCCGGGTCAAGCCCGAGAACGACACCGGGAAGTCCCTGGAGGAGGCGGTCGGTGGCTCGGTGCCCGTCTGGTTCAACGCCCCTCGCGACCAGCTGATGGTCACCGCCCACGGCTACCCGTCCAACCCGCCGTTCGACGGCCGGGAGATGGAGGAGTGCGCGGGCGGCAAGCCGGTCCGCCAGACGATCGACCCGGCCCAGCCGCCGATGCTCATCATCGGGTGCACCATGACCGGCGGTTCCAGTGGCGGCGGATGGACGGTCGTCAAGGACGGCAAGCCCACCCTGGTCAGTAACGTCTCTCTCGTCTACTGGCCGGACGCGCCGAAGAAGACCTCCTCCGGCCCGTACCTCGACGACGTAGCCGCCAACCTGTACAACTTCATCTCCAAGAAGGGCTGA
- a CDS encoding helicase associated domain-containing protein, producing the protein MYATYASLERIVQAHQGWGLAQWDLVVIDEAHRTAGSEGKAWAAVHNDAQVPAKRRLYFTATPRIADDRRAKDGLADLADTEGAEKLPALCSMDSEEIYGKTCFTWTLGQGIEHGYLADYRVLVPVVTDEDLRELLNLPAVADLRSQRSNEELLRLALQMAVLRAVADLGLRRVITFHSRVSAAREFAGTLLEASELLEDAERPERIWAKAVAGTDRLKDRRAAFADFKAHTGEDGEECGILCNSRLLTEGIDVAAVDAICFADPKSSVIDIVQAVGRALRQSYREGKVSWVIIPVYLPTPEVGDDTATAHPAEVHDAGEAVKAEADAEIEASSFRTIWRVLRALAAHDARVVGRITELRASRSQGTAHTTTTTVAPEGEAAEAGEDEQQSAPVESPIEWLKINARHHAAQILQTVKLRAFNPRAVEWQRMHAVAAVFHLQHCHLDPTDKVKHAELISWLTRQRHLHGQGLLDAARVSELDALGMIWSKNANAWERGYAYAAAFHRQHGHLAIPATAKLDDYAVGAWMRRQRKAAGLTKDQVAKLDGLDELWRLEPDWNRSYRRLLAYLAAGGTLDGPANRTGLGDDPTFRPGTWLRKQAGARTAGKLTDHQTALLDALHRHAETVSG; encoded by the coding sequence GTGTACGCCACGTACGCCTCGCTGGAGCGCATCGTCCAGGCCCACCAGGGCTGGGGCCTGGCTCAGTGGGACCTGGTGGTGATCGACGAGGCCCACCGCACGGCCGGTTCGGAGGGCAAGGCGTGGGCCGCGGTTCACAACGACGCCCAGGTCCCGGCGAAGCGCCGGCTGTACTTCACCGCCACCCCGCGGATCGCGGACGACCGGCGCGCGAAGGACGGCCTGGCCGACCTCGCCGACACCGAAGGCGCCGAGAAGCTGCCCGCCCTCTGCTCCATGGACTCGGAGGAGATCTACGGCAAGACCTGCTTCACCTGGACCCTCGGACAAGGCATCGAGCACGGCTACCTCGCCGACTACCGCGTCCTCGTGCCCGTCGTCACCGACGAGGACTTGCGCGAGCTGCTCAACCTTCCGGCCGTCGCCGACCTGCGCTCCCAGCGCAGCAACGAGGAGCTGCTGCGCCTGGCCCTCCAGATGGCCGTGCTGCGCGCGGTCGCCGACCTCGGCCTGCGCCGCGTGATCACGTTCCACTCCCGGGTGTCCGCGGCGCGGGAGTTCGCGGGCACTCTGCTGGAGGCCTCGGAGCTGCTGGAGGACGCGGAGCGCCCGGAGCGGATCTGGGCGAAGGCGGTGGCCGGCACCGACCGGCTCAAGGACCGCCGGGCCGCGTTCGCGGACTTCAAGGCCCACACCGGTGAGGACGGCGAGGAGTGCGGCATCCTGTGCAACAGTCGCCTCCTGACCGAGGGCATTGACGTTGCCGCCGTGGACGCCATCTGCTTCGCGGACCCGAAGTCGAGCGTGATCGACATCGTCCAGGCTGTCGGGCGGGCGCTGCGCCAGTCCTACCGCGAGGGCAAGGTCTCCTGGGTCATCATCCCGGTCTACCTGCCGACGCCGGAGGTCGGCGACGACACCGCCACCGCACACCCGGCCGAGGTCCACGACGCCGGCGAGGCCGTGAAGGCCGAGGCCGACGCCGAGATCGAAGCCTCCAGCTTCCGCACGATCTGGCGGGTCCTGCGGGCGCTCGCGGCGCACGACGCCCGGGTGGTCGGCCGGATCACCGAACTGCGCGCCAGCCGCTCGCAGGGCACCGCGCACACCACCACGACCACGGTCGCCCCCGAGGGCGAGGCGGCGGAGGCCGGGGAGGACGAGCAGCAGTCGGCCCCGGTGGAGTCGCCGATCGAGTGGCTGAAGATCAATGCCCGGCACCACGCGGCGCAGATTCTGCAGACCGTGAAGCTGCGGGCGTTCAACCCGCGCGCGGTCGAGTGGCAGCGCATGCACGCCGTCGCGGCGGTCTTCCACCTTCAGCACTGCCACCTCGACCCCACCGACAAGGTGAAGCACGCCGAGCTGATCTCCTGGCTCACCCGCCAGCGCCACCTCCACGGCCAGGGCCTGCTCGATGCCGCCCGCGTCTCGGAGCTGGACGCGCTCGGCATGATCTGGTCGAAGAACGCCAACGCCTGGGAACGCGGCTACGCCTACGCCGCCGCGTTCCACCGCCAGCACGGCCACCTGGCGATCCCGGCGACCGCGAAGCTCGACGACTACGCGGTCGGCGCGTGGATGCGCCGCCAGCGCAAGGCCGCAGGCCTCACCAAGGACCAGGTGGCGAAGCTCGACGGGCTGGACGAGCTGTGGCGCCTCGAGCCGGACTGGAACCGCTCCTACCGCCGCCTGCTCGCCTACCTCGCCGCTGGCGGCACCCTGGACGGCCCGGCCAACCGCACCGGCCTCGGCGACGACCCCACCTTCCGCCCCGGCACCTGGCTGCGCAAACAGGCGGGGGCCCGCACCGCTGGCAAGCTGACCGACCACCAGACCGCGCTCCTGGATGCCCTCCACCGTCACGCCGAGACCGTCTCCGGCTGA
- a CDS encoding AfsR/SARP family transcriptional regulator produces MKFYVIGELRVEDGAGERTVRGGRLRSLLAVLLLHPNQAVSTDRLQDALWGEELPGSGAAAVHNLVARLRRALSTADDPDRIAATPLGYRLRIADGELDSLLFEQHLDAARGAVLDDDWESVHRETSAALALWRGVPLAELPELADAGPARERWQEARLQALEWRLDADLKLGRSTGLVTELTRLVDEHPLRETFHQQLMLALHRAGRRAQALAAYQRLHRTLRDELGVEPGRAAQQIHQEILRAQEPAPELAPLTSPTPAVPEPSARLGQLPADTADFTGREEELRQLRDHLAVAAAGSGPSVLTVSGMGGVGKTALAVRAAHQAKDLFPDGQLYVDLRGFGTGEPREAHEVLARLLADLGAEQQGCLPAEHTDDRAAQLRAALATRRVLLLLDNARDSDHLLPLLPGDGRSAVLATSRSTLTDLPGAVQLRLDPLDVEEQRRLLSTVCGADRVCADPDGALRVLAACGGLPLALRIVAARLAARPAWSLDTLTQHLSDDGRRLRSLAAGRLSVRDTFASSYLALRDSGDPTEREAARLFRLLGLWPGQVFGVEQASALAQRPMVDTADLLELLVDFHLLQSPEPWRYRFHDLLSEYAAERAEQEETPEDRDAAQVRLMIWYLGAVERSKAAIQSGYTLATVLEDVPVAPLPVFADAQEATWWCTRELAGIKAAVRQAAASSRPDLAWRITVAVSGYDTRCFWTGQTDDLRELGLRAAREHGDLVGQARMLLRIGITHGMAHRTREAVVALRAALEAAEKAQRTDILVEVLTNLAVAHNDARDGAAGLAYLQKALEHDPAIAEDGFMVVTTAHSYLIMADFAAAEPLFRRGLDIWRDHGNLYNTAVTLANLGDTLRGLGRREEALAALDEAREIHERIRNYDTLADCLVVTGRTHLHFEEWDDAAVCFQRAADLAREHDLRALTAQADEGLAELHRLRLITDRAHG; encoded by the coding sequence GTGAAGTTCTACGTGATCGGCGAGCTGAGAGTCGAGGACGGTGCCGGGGAGCGCACCGTCCGCGGCGGGCGGCTGCGCTCGCTCCTTGCCGTCCTGCTCCTTCACCCGAACCAGGCGGTCAGCACCGATCGGCTCCAGGACGCCCTGTGGGGAGAGGAACTGCCCGGGTCCGGGGCGGCGGCGGTGCACAACCTGGTGGCGCGCCTGCGCCGGGCCCTGTCCACCGCCGACGATCCCGACCGGATCGCGGCCACACCGCTCGGCTACCGGCTGAGGATCGCCGATGGGGAACTCGACAGCCTGCTCTTCGAGCAGCACCTCGATGCGGCCCGGGGCGCCGTGCTCGACGACGACTGGGAGTCCGTCCACCGGGAGACGTCCGCCGCCCTGGCGTTGTGGCGGGGCGTCCCGCTGGCCGAGCTGCCCGAGCTGGCCGATGCCGGCCCGGCGCGCGAACGGTGGCAGGAAGCACGCCTGCAGGCCCTTGAGTGGCGTCTCGACGCGGACCTGAAGCTCGGTCGGTCGACCGGGCTCGTCACCGAGCTCACCCGGCTCGTCGACGAGCACCCGCTGCGCGAGACCTTCCACCAGCAGCTGATGCTCGCCCTTCACCGCGCCGGCCGCCGCGCTCAGGCCCTCGCCGCCTACCAGCGGCTCCACCGGACCCTGCGCGACGAGCTCGGCGTCGAACCGGGACGCGCCGCCCAGCAGATCCATCAGGAGATCCTGCGTGCTCAGGAGCCGGCTCCCGAGCTGGCGCCGCTCACATCGCCGACCCCGGCCGTCCCGGAACCCTCCGCCCGTCTCGGGCAACTCCCCGCCGATACAGCGGACTTCACCGGGCGCGAGGAGGAACTGAGGCAGCTTCGCGATCATCTCGCCGTAGCCGCCGCCGGAAGCGGCCCGTCCGTGCTGACCGTCTCCGGCATGGGCGGCGTCGGCAAGACCGCACTCGCCGTCCGGGCCGCGCACCAGGCCAAGGACCTGTTCCCGGACGGGCAGCTCTACGTCGACCTGCGCGGCTTCGGCACCGGCGAGCCGCGCGAGGCCCACGAGGTCCTGGCCCGCCTGCTCGCCGACCTCGGCGCCGAACAGCAGGGGTGCCTGCCCGCCGAGCACACCGACGACCGGGCCGCCCAACTGCGCGCCGCCCTCGCCACCCGCCGGGTCCTGCTGCTGCTCGACAACGCCCGCGACAGCGATCACCTGCTGCCGCTGCTGCCCGGGGACGGGCGCAGCGCCGTGCTGGCCACCAGTCGTAGCACGCTCACCGACCTGCCGGGCGCCGTCCAGCTCCGGCTGGATCCGCTGGACGTCGAGGAGCAGCGTCGATTGCTTTCGACGGTGTGCGGCGCCGACCGAGTGTGCGCCGACCCGGACGGTGCCCTGCGGGTGCTGGCCGCGTGCGGCGGGCTCCCGCTGGCGCTGCGGATCGTCGCCGCTCGGCTGGCGGCCCGTCCGGCCTGGTCCCTGGACACCCTGACGCAGCACCTGAGTGATGACGGCCGGCGGCTGCGGTCACTGGCGGCGGGCCGTCTGAGCGTGCGGGACACCTTCGCCTCCAGCTACCTGGCGCTGCGCGACAGCGGCGACCCGACGGAGCGCGAAGCGGCCCGGCTGTTCCGGCTGCTGGGCCTGTGGCCGGGCCAGGTGTTCGGCGTCGAGCAGGCCTCCGCCCTGGCGCAGCGCCCCATGGTGGACACGGCCGACCTGCTGGAGCTGCTCGTCGACTTCCACCTGCTCCAGAGCCCGGAACCGTGGCGCTACCGCTTCCACGACCTGCTGAGCGAGTATGCGGCCGAACGCGCCGAGCAGGAGGAGACGCCCGAGGACCGCGACGCGGCACAGGTCAGACTCATGATCTGGTACCTCGGGGCGGTGGAGAGGAGCAAAGCGGCCATCCAGTCCGGCTACACCCTCGCCACGGTTCTGGAGGACGTGCCGGTCGCGCCCTTGCCCGTGTTCGCCGATGCGCAGGAGGCCACGTGGTGGTGCACCCGGGAGCTGGCCGGCATCAAGGCGGCGGTGCGCCAGGCGGCCGCGTCCTCCCGGCCCGACCTCGCCTGGCGGATCACCGTCGCCGTGTCCGGGTACGACACCCGGTGCTTCTGGACCGGCCAGACCGACGACCTCAGGGAGCTGGGCCTGAGAGCGGCCCGCGAGCACGGTGACCTGGTCGGCCAGGCCCGGATGCTCCTACGGATCGGCATCACCCACGGCATGGCCCACCGCACCCGGGAGGCGGTCGTGGCGCTGCGGGCCGCCCTCGAAGCGGCCGAGAAGGCCCAGCGGACGGACATCCTCGTCGAAGTCCTGACGAATCTCGCCGTCGCTCATAACGACGCGCGGGACGGTGCGGCAGGCCTCGCCTACCTGCAGAAGGCACTCGAACACGACCCCGCGATCGCGGAAGACGGGTTCATGGTGGTCACCACAGCCCATTCCTACCTGATCATGGCGGACTTCGCAGCGGCCGAGCCCCTTTTTCGGCGTGGTCTTGATATTTGGCGCGACCACGGCAACCTCTACAACACCGCGGTCACCCTGGCCAATCTCGGCGACACGCTGCGCGGCCTGGGGCGGCGGGAGGAGGCCCTCGCCGCGCTGGACGAGGCCCGGGAGATCCACGAGCGGATCAGGAATTACGACACCCTCGCGGACTGCCTGGTGGTCACCGGCCGTACCCACCTCCACTTCGAGGAGTGGGACGACGCGGCGGTCTGCTTCCAGCGGGCCGCCGACCTCGCCCGCGAGCACGACCTGCGCGCACTGACCGCCCAGGCCGACGAAGGCCTCGCCGAGCTCCACCGCCTGCGCCTCATCACGGACCGCGCCCACGGCTGA
- a CDS encoding flavodoxin family protein yields MSRSFLFLLGSARAGGNTESLARAAAEQLPAGTGQRWLHLAGLDLPDFVDGRHAPGQPEASGGESQLLEATLAATDIVIASPLYWYSVSSYAKRYLDYWSKWLRTPDPEFRAKMAGRTLWGVTAMGHTEEVVARPLELTLRQTAAYMGMRFGGVLLGSATRPGQVLEDEQAMTWAKTFFQRDAPLARFPHEEG; encoded by the coding sequence ATGTCCCGTTCGTTCCTCTTCCTCCTCGGCAGCGCTCGCGCCGGAGGCAACACCGAGTCGCTCGCGCGGGCGGCTGCCGAGCAACTGCCGGCCGGCACCGGGCAGCGGTGGTTGCACCTGGCCGGCCTGGATCTGCCGGACTTCGTCGACGGGCGCCACGCGCCGGGTCAGCCGGAGGCGTCGGGCGGTGAGAGCCAGTTGCTCGAGGCGACCCTCGCCGCGACGGACATCGTGATCGCGTCTCCGTTGTACTGGTACTCGGTGTCGTCGTACGCCAAGCGCTACCTCGACTACTGGTCGAAGTGGCTGCGCACACCGGACCCGGAGTTCAGGGCCAAGATGGCCGGGCGCACGCTGTGGGGCGTGACGGCGATGGGACACACCGAGGAGGTGGTGGCCCGACCGCTGGAACTCACCCTCCGGCAGACGGCCGCGTACATGGGCATGCGGTTCGGCGGGGTCCTGCTCGGCAGCGCCACCAGGCCGGGGCAGGTACTGGAGGACGAGCAGGCCATGACCTGGGCCAAGACGTTCTTCCAGCGGGACGCGCCCCTCGCCCGTTTCCCGCACGAGGAGGGGTGA
- a CDS encoding trypsin-like serine peptidase — MQPTYGDDGNDPEPATVNARAVPHPYAKNMAVHGKLVFDAPGTASKGPDDPTRHFSCSGTVVADPAHPGKSNLAWTAGHCVHGGKGSTANMNIIFIPGFNTSGAVSGRKGADGSQWAPYGLWDGADYVTSPQWKAEGAEFEAEAAQYDFGIVRVKPQNDTGKSLEETVGGAVPVWFNAPREQLDITEYGYPSAPPFDGAELERCESGKPARRSYDRTRPPMLTLGCTMTQGSSGGGWLVMKDGKPALVSNVSIGQHDREPRWQAGLYLEGEAEGLYNFIAKKG; from the coding sequence GTGCAGCCGACCTACGGTGATGACGGCAACGATCCGGAGCCCGCGACCGTCAACGCGCGGGCGGTGCCGCACCCGTACGCGAAGAACATGGCCGTGCACGGCAAGCTCGTCTTCGACGCGCCCGGCACGGCGAGCAAGGGCCCGGACGACCCGACCCGCCACTTCTCGTGTTCGGGAACCGTGGTCGCCGACCCGGCGCACCCCGGCAAGAGCAACCTCGCCTGGACGGCGGGCCACTGCGTCCACGGAGGCAAGGGCAGCACGGCCAACATGAACATCATCTTCATCCCCGGGTTCAACACCAGCGGCGCGGTGAGCGGCCGCAAGGGGGCGGATGGCTCGCAGTGGGCTCCGTACGGTCTGTGGGACGGCGCGGACTACGTCACCTCGCCGCAGTGGAAGGCCGAAGGCGCGGAATTCGAGGCGGAGGCGGCGCAGTACGACTTCGGGATCGTGCGGGTCAAGCCGCAGAACGACACCGGCAAGTCGCTGGAGGAGACGGTCGGTGGAGCGGTTCCGGTCTGGTTCAACGCCCCGCGCGAGCAACTGGACATCACCGAGTACGGCTATCCCAGCGCACCGCCGTTCGACGGTGCGGAACTGGAGCGTTGCGAGAGCGGCAAGCCCGCCCGCCGGTCCTACGACCGCACGCGCCCGCCGATGCTCACCCTTGGCTGCACCATGACGCAGGGGTCGAGCGGCGGCGGCTGGCTGGTCATGAAGGACGGCAAGCCCGCCCTGGTCAGCAACGTCTCTATCGGGCAGCACGACAGGGAGCCCCGGTGGCAGGCCGGGCTGTACCTGGAGGGCGAAGCCGAAGGTCTCTACAACTTCATCGCCAAGAAGGGCTGA
- a CDS encoding RICIN domain-containing protein: protein MSIRRKIAAAAGTAALASALSFTATPAQAAGNLYTIPAYGVAIHFSNGYCLDVPNADAYGQQIVQQWWCNDTDAQRWNIIPVDSTHFQIQSILEKGKYCLNNYEGGDVTGNYIRLYDCGTGSDRVFNFVYKGIGWQLQPKSASVNCVNMWGGDQRGNEARLYPCASVSNENVWWRY, encoded by the coding sequence ATGTCCATCCGTCGCAAGATCGCCGCAGCCGCCGGAACGGCAGCGCTGGCCAGCGCCCTCAGCTTCACCGCGACTCCCGCCCAGGCCGCCGGGAACCTCTACACCATCCCCGCCTACGGTGTCGCCATCCACTTCAGCAACGGCTACTGCCTCGACGTCCCCAACGCCGATGCGTACGGCCAGCAGATCGTCCAGCAGTGGTGGTGCAACGACACCGATGCCCAACGCTGGAACATCATCCCCGTGGACAGCACGCACTTCCAGATCCAGAGCATCCTCGAGAAGGGCAAGTACTGCCTCAACAACTACGAGGGCGGAGACGTCACCGGCAACTACATCCGCCTCTACGACTGCGGCACCGGCAGCGACCGCGTGTTCAACTTCGTCTACAAGGGCATCGGCTGGCAGCTCCAGCCGAAGTCCGCGTCGGTGAACTGCGTGAACATGTGGGGCGGTGACCAGCGGGGCAACGAGGCCCGTCTCTACCCCTGCGCCTCGGTCAGCAACGAGAACGTCTGGTGGCGTTACTGA